ATAAGCTGATCGGGCTGGAGGTAGGGGCAGACGATTACATGACCAAGCCTTTCTCCCTCCGGGAGCTCGCCGCGCGTATCCGGTCGGTCCTTCGCAGAATAGAAGGCGAAACGGTTACCGAAGAAATGCTGAAGCGCGGCGAGTTGATGATCTCGGAAAACCAATGCCGGGTATGGAAACGCGGCCGGGAGATCCAGCTTACGCCTACCGAATTCAAACTACTCCTGACCCTTGCTTCAAGGCCTGGCGTGGTTTACAGCCGCCTGCAGCTGCTTCAGGCGGCCATGGAGGATGATATCCACAATGATGAACGGACCGCGGACGCCCATATCAGCCGAATCCGCAAAAAAATCGAAGATGACCCGGCTGAGCCCGTTTTTGTCAAAACGGTGTATGGATTCGGTTACCGGTTTGAGCAGCAGTCATGAGCGTGGGCCGCAAAATATTCATCGTCCTCTCATCGTTCATTATCGGTTTCAGCACCGTCTTCGTTCTTCTTACTTATGTCGTCATCCGCGATTCCATGGATGCCATGCTGCAAACCTCGCGCGAAGAAGAGCTGGATCAGCTACAGGAGCGGCTGCTCGGTTACTACGTGAAGAATGGGCATACTTTCCGCGCCGTTCAGGATCAGGCGTGGTTAGCGGACAGTCCCCGTTCAGCCGACCGCCTGGAAAGCATCCTTCTGACATCCGGGGAACAAAAGACCCTTTTGCATGAGGGGGAGGCTGTGGAGAAGCAGATCAAACGCCTCGGTG
This Paenibacillus sp. JZ16 DNA region includes the following protein-coding sequences:
- a CDS encoding response regulator; translated protein: MAHTLLLVDDERKVIEFMEPFLRQEGFHIITAATGTEALAKVRDFKPSLVVLDWMLPELSGIEVCRELRKSSRVGIIMVTARVEETDKLIGLEVGADDYMTKPFSLRELAARIRSVLRRIEGETVTEEMLKRGELMISENQCRVWKRGREIQLTPTEFKLLLTLASRPGVVYSRLQLLQAAMEDDIHNDERTADAHISRIRKKIEDDPAEPVFVKTVYGFGYRFEQQS